A stretch of Malus sylvestris chromosome 11, drMalSylv7.2, whole genome shotgun sequence DNA encodes these proteins:
- the LOC126591458 gene encoding uncharacterized protein LOC126591458 isoform X6 yields the protein MSIPRAQGIPAPAGIQMAAVNGVPVAENVIIGIPASTETIHQLNHPSCHLLEGTNREAYLNLCMPLYKAAMKGDWHTTKGILNNNRTLLTASITKGKETVLHVAAGVKNNIKFVEELVKMMDEEDLALQDIKGNTALSFAATTGTVEIAEILIQKNRSLPTIPGGQGMTPLYVAALFGQSKMAWHLYHKTYETLDEKSRRFLFFCCIDHDLYDLALRLLQDDRTLATARKGSGETALHVLARKSLEFGDQSTPGMCSRLMNAWKVLLDMKVSSKRNLKQTEALKLVKYLWEEMLKHDDDKVMRLIREPSKLVFDAVKLGNYEFLSVLIDSYPELVWEYDDNNRTIFHIAVLHRHASIFNLVHETGSIKDIIATYIDNEHNNILHQAAKLAPQDQLNLVSGAALQMQRELVWFEEVEKIVQPPFIDMKNNQDKTPRELFTSEHKDLLRKGESWMKDTANSFALFAFLQYPLLSDMFFSTYCSSLLFQPRRDMIYYKVEG from the exons ATGTCTATTCCACGAGCACAAGGTATACCAGCTCCAGCTGGGATTCAAATGGCGGCAGTAAATGGCGTTCCTGTTGCTGAAAATGTCATCATCGGCATTCCCGCTTCTACAGAAACTATCCATCAACTGAACCATCCTTCATGTCATCTACTAGAAGGGACCAACA GAGAGGCCTACTTAAACTTGTGTATGCCCCTCTACAAAGCTGCAATGAAAGGTGACTGGCATACCACCAAAGGCATATTAAATAACAACCGAACACTCTTAACTGCTAGCataacaaaaggaaaagaaactgTTCTTCACGTTGCAGCAGGAGTAAAGAACAATATTAAATTTGTAGAGGAACTAgtcaaaatgatggatgaagAAGACTTGGCACTTCAAGACATTAAAGGAAATACGGCACTGAGCTTTGCTGCTACAACTGGAACTGTAGAAATTGCCGAGATTTTGATACAAAAAAATAGGTCCTTGCCAACAATTCCAGGTGGTCAAGGAATGACACCACTCTATGTGGCTGCTTTGTTTGGACAGTCTAAAATGGCGTGGCATTTATACCATAAAACATATGAAACGTTGGATGAAAAGAGCCGCAGATTTCTATTCTTCTGTTGTATCGACCATGATCTTTATG ATTTAGCCCTGAGGTTACTACAAGATGATAGAACATTAGCAACGGCTCGCAAAGGCAGCGGTGAAACGGCCTTGCATGTCTTAGCTCGAAAGTCTTTAGAATTTGGTGACCAAAGTACTCCTGGAATGTGCAGTAGACTTATGAACGCAT GGAAAGTACTCCTAGACATGaaggtttcttccaaaagaAACTTGAAGCAAACTGAAGCCCTGAAACTGGTCAAATACCTTTGGGAAGAAATGTTGAAACATGACGATGACAAAGTCATGCGTCTGATAAGAGAGCCTTCAAAATTAGTCTTTGATGCAGTGAAATTAGGAAATTATGAATTCTTGTCCGTGCTTATTGACTCTTATCCAGAGTTGGTATGGGAATATGATGACAACAATCGGACTATATTCCATATTGCAGTCTTGCATCGTCATGCGAGTATCTTTAATCTAGTGCATGAGACAGGCTCCATCAAAGATATCATAGCAACATATATTGACAATGAGCATAACAACATTCTACATCAAGCTGCAAAATTGGCACCTCAAGACCAACTCAATCTTGTGTCTGGAGCGGCTCTTCAAATGCAACGAGAATTAGTATGGTTTGAG GAAGTCGAGAAGATTGTGCAACCTCCCTTCATAGACATGAAAAATAATCAAGACAAAACACCTCGAGAATTATTCACTAGCGAGCATAAGGATCTATTGCGCAAGGGAGAATCATGGATGAAGGACACTGCAAATTCTT TTGCCTTGTTCGCTTTCTTGCAGTATCCTCTCTTGTCTGACATGTTCTTTTCAACATACTGTTCAAGTCTTCTGTTTCAGCCAAGGAGGGATATGATTTACTACAAAGTCGAGGGCTAG
- the LOC126591458 gene encoding ankyrin repeat-containing protein NPR4-like isoform X2: MSIPRAQGIPAPAGIQMAAVNGVPVAENVIIGIPASTETIHQLNHPSCHLLEGTNREAYLNLCMPLYKAAMKGDWHTTKGILNNNRTLLTASITKGKETVLHVAAGVKNNIKFVEELVKMMDEEDLALQDIKGNTALSFAATTGTVEIAEILIQKNRSLPTIPGGQGMTPLYVAALFGQSKMAWHLYHKTYETLDEKSRRFLFFCCIDHDLYDLALRLLQDDRTLATARKGSGETALHVLARKSLEFGDQSTPGMCSRLMNAWKVLLDMKVSSKRNLKQTEALKLVKYLWEEMLKHDDDKVMRLIREPSKLVFDAVKLGNYEFLSVLIDSYPELVWEYDDNNRTIFHIAVLHRHASIFNLVHETGSIKDIIATYIDNEHNNILHQAAKLAPQDQLNLVSGAALQMQRELVWFEEVEKIVQPPFIDMKNNQDKTPRELFTSEHKDLLRKGESWMKDTANSCMLVSTIIATVVFSAAFSIPGGISDNKGTPNFVKDTAFLIFTISDGVALFSSSTAILMFLYILTSRYAENDFLKSLPLKLMIGLTSLFVSITSMMLPCSLSCSILSCLTCSFQHTVQVFCFSQGGI, from the exons ATGTCTATTCCACGAGCACAAGGTATACCAGCTCCAGCTGGGATTCAAATGGCGGCAGTAAATGGCGTTCCTGTTGCTGAAAATGTCATCATCGGCATTCCCGCTTCTACAGAAACTATCCATCAACTGAACCATCCTTCATGTCATCTACTAGAAGGGACCAACA GAGAGGCCTACTTAAACTTGTGTATGCCCCTCTACAAAGCTGCAATGAAAGGTGACTGGCATACCACCAAAGGCATATTAAATAACAACCGAACACTCTTAACTGCTAGCataacaaaaggaaaagaaactgTTCTTCACGTTGCAGCAGGAGTAAAGAACAATATTAAATTTGTAGAGGAACTAgtcaaaatgatggatgaagAAGACTTGGCACTTCAAGACATTAAAGGAAATACGGCACTGAGCTTTGCTGCTACAACTGGAACTGTAGAAATTGCCGAGATTTTGATACAAAAAAATAGGTCCTTGCCAACAATTCCAGGTGGTCAAGGAATGACACCACTCTATGTGGCTGCTTTGTTTGGACAGTCTAAAATGGCGTGGCATTTATACCATAAAACATATGAAACGTTGGATGAAAAGAGCCGCAGATTTCTATTCTTCTGTTGTATCGACCATGATCTTTATG ATTTAGCCCTGAGGTTACTACAAGATGATAGAACATTAGCAACGGCTCGCAAAGGCAGCGGTGAAACGGCCTTGCATGTCTTAGCTCGAAAGTCTTTAGAATTTGGTGACCAAAGTACTCCTGGAATGTGCAGTAGACTTATGAACGCAT GGAAAGTACTCCTAGACATGaaggtttcttccaaaagaAACTTGAAGCAAACTGAAGCCCTGAAACTGGTCAAATACCTTTGGGAAGAAATGTTGAAACATGACGATGACAAAGTCATGCGTCTGATAAGAGAGCCTTCAAAATTAGTCTTTGATGCAGTGAAATTAGGAAATTATGAATTCTTGTCCGTGCTTATTGACTCTTATCCAGAGTTGGTATGGGAATATGATGACAACAATCGGACTATATTCCATATTGCAGTCTTGCATCGTCATGCGAGTATCTTTAATCTAGTGCATGAGACAGGCTCCATCAAAGATATCATAGCAACATATATTGACAATGAGCATAACAACATTCTACATCAAGCTGCAAAATTGGCACCTCAAGACCAACTCAATCTTGTGTCTGGAGCGGCTCTTCAAATGCAACGAGAATTAGTATGGTTTGAG GAAGTCGAGAAGATTGTGCAACCTCCCTTCATAGACATGAAAAATAATCAAGACAAAACACCTCGAGAATTATTCACTAGCGAGCATAAGGATCTATTGCGCAAGGGAGAATCATGGATGAAGGACACTGCAAATTCTTGTATGCTTGTTTCAACTATTATCGCCACTGTAGTGTTTTCAGCCGCATTTAGCATTCCAGGGGGTATATCTGATAATAAAGGAACACCGAATTTCGTAAAAGATACAGCATTTCTAATCTTCACCATATCTGATGGAGTAGCACTCTTTTCCTCATCAACTGCAATCCTCATGTTTTTGTACATCCTTACATCGCGGTATGCTGAAAATGACTTTCTCAAATCCTTACCgttaaagttgatgattggactCACATCACTCTTCGTATCTATAACATCGATGATG TTGCCTTGTTCGCTTTCTTGCAGTATCCTCTCTTGTCTGACATGTTCTTTTCAACATACTGTTCAAGTCTTCTGTTTCAGCCAAGGAGGGATATGA
- the LOC126591458 gene encoding ankyrin repeat-containing protein NPR4-like isoform X4, which yields MSIPRAQGIPAPAGIQMAAVNGVPVAENVIIGIPASTETIHQLNHPSCHLLEGTNREAYLNLCMPLYKAAMKGDWHTTKGILNNNRTLLTASITKGKETVLHVAAGVKNNIKFVEELVKMMDEEDLALQDIKGNTALSFAATTGTVEIAEILIQKNRSLPTIPGGQGMTPLYVAALFGQSKMAWHLYHKTYETLDEKSRRFLFFCCIDHDLYDLALRLLQDDRTLATARKGSGETALHVLARKSLEFGDQSTPGMCSRLMNAWKVLLDMKVSSKRNLKQTEALKLVKYLWEEMLKHDDDKVMRLIREPSKLVFDAVKLGNYEFLSVLIDSYPELVWEYDDNNRTIFHIAVLHRHASIFNLVHETGSIKDIIATYIDNEHNNILHQAAKLAPQDQLNLVSGAALQMQRELVWFEEVEKIVQPPFIDMKNNQDKTPRELFTSEHKDLLRKGESWMKDTANSCMLVSTIIATVVFSAAFSIPGGISDNKGTPNFVKDTAFLIFTISDGVALFSSSTAILMFLYILTSRILSCLTCSFQHTVQVFCFSQGGI from the exons ATGTCTATTCCACGAGCACAAGGTATACCAGCTCCAGCTGGGATTCAAATGGCGGCAGTAAATGGCGTTCCTGTTGCTGAAAATGTCATCATCGGCATTCCCGCTTCTACAGAAACTATCCATCAACTGAACCATCCTTCATGTCATCTACTAGAAGGGACCAACA GAGAGGCCTACTTAAACTTGTGTATGCCCCTCTACAAAGCTGCAATGAAAGGTGACTGGCATACCACCAAAGGCATATTAAATAACAACCGAACACTCTTAACTGCTAGCataacaaaaggaaaagaaactgTTCTTCACGTTGCAGCAGGAGTAAAGAACAATATTAAATTTGTAGAGGAACTAgtcaaaatgatggatgaagAAGACTTGGCACTTCAAGACATTAAAGGAAATACGGCACTGAGCTTTGCTGCTACAACTGGAACTGTAGAAATTGCCGAGATTTTGATACAAAAAAATAGGTCCTTGCCAACAATTCCAGGTGGTCAAGGAATGACACCACTCTATGTGGCTGCTTTGTTTGGACAGTCTAAAATGGCGTGGCATTTATACCATAAAACATATGAAACGTTGGATGAAAAGAGCCGCAGATTTCTATTCTTCTGTTGTATCGACCATGATCTTTATG ATTTAGCCCTGAGGTTACTACAAGATGATAGAACATTAGCAACGGCTCGCAAAGGCAGCGGTGAAACGGCCTTGCATGTCTTAGCTCGAAAGTCTTTAGAATTTGGTGACCAAAGTACTCCTGGAATGTGCAGTAGACTTATGAACGCAT GGAAAGTACTCCTAGACATGaaggtttcttccaaaagaAACTTGAAGCAAACTGAAGCCCTGAAACTGGTCAAATACCTTTGGGAAGAAATGTTGAAACATGACGATGACAAAGTCATGCGTCTGATAAGAGAGCCTTCAAAATTAGTCTTTGATGCAGTGAAATTAGGAAATTATGAATTCTTGTCCGTGCTTATTGACTCTTATCCAGAGTTGGTATGGGAATATGATGACAACAATCGGACTATATTCCATATTGCAGTCTTGCATCGTCATGCGAGTATCTTTAATCTAGTGCATGAGACAGGCTCCATCAAAGATATCATAGCAACATATATTGACAATGAGCATAACAACATTCTACATCAAGCTGCAAAATTGGCACCTCAAGACCAACTCAATCTTGTGTCTGGAGCGGCTCTTCAAATGCAACGAGAATTAGTATGGTTTGAG GAAGTCGAGAAGATTGTGCAACCTCCCTTCATAGACATGAAAAATAATCAAGACAAAACACCTCGAGAATTATTCACTAGCGAGCATAAGGATCTATTGCGCAAGGGAGAATCATGGATGAAGGACACTGCAAATTCTTGTATGCTTGTTTCAACTATTATCGCCACTGTAGTGTTTTCAGCCGCATTTAGCATTCCAGGGGGTATATCTGATAATAAAGGAACACCGAATTTCGTAAAAGATACAGCATTTCTAATCTTCACCATATCTGATGGAGTAGCACTCTTTTCCTCATCAACTGCAATCCTCATGTTTTTGTACATCCTTACATCGCG TATCCTCTCTTGTCTGACATGTTCTTTTCAACATACTGTTCAAGTCTTCTGTTTCAGCCAAGGAGGGATATGA
- the LOC126591458 gene encoding ankyrin repeat-containing protein NPR4-like isoform X1 translates to MSIPRAQGIPAPAGIQMAAVNGVPVAENVIIGIPASTETIHQLNHPSCHLLEGTNREAYLNLCMPLYKAAMKGDWHTTKGILNNNRTLLTASITKGKETVLHVAAGVKNNIKFVEELVKMMDEEDLALQDIKGNTALSFAATTGTVEIAEILIQKNRSLPTIPGGQGMTPLYVAALFGQSKMAWHLYHKTYETLDEKSRRFLFFCCIDHDLYDLALRLLQDDRTLATARKGSGETALHVLARKSLEFGDQSTPGMCSRLMNAWKVLLDMKVSSKRNLKQTEALKLVKYLWEEMLKHDDDKVMRLIREPSKLVFDAVKLGNYEFLSVLIDSYPELVWEYDDNNRTIFHIAVLHRHASIFNLVHETGSIKDIIATYIDNEHNNILHQAAKLAPQDQLNLVSGAALQMQRELVWFEEVEKIVQPPFIDMKNNQDKTPRELFTSEHKDLLRKGESWMKDTANSCMLVSTIIATVVFSAAFSIPGGISDNKGTPNFVKDTAFLIFTISDGVALFSSSTAILMFLYILTSRYAENDFLKSLPLKLMIGLTSLFVSITSMMVAFSTAFYLSCHYELRWVPDLIFIFSFVPVALFAFLQYPLLSDMFFSTYCSSLLFQPRRDMIYYKVEG, encoded by the exons ATGTCTATTCCACGAGCACAAGGTATACCAGCTCCAGCTGGGATTCAAATGGCGGCAGTAAATGGCGTTCCTGTTGCTGAAAATGTCATCATCGGCATTCCCGCTTCTACAGAAACTATCCATCAACTGAACCATCCTTCATGTCATCTACTAGAAGGGACCAACA GAGAGGCCTACTTAAACTTGTGTATGCCCCTCTACAAAGCTGCAATGAAAGGTGACTGGCATACCACCAAAGGCATATTAAATAACAACCGAACACTCTTAACTGCTAGCataacaaaaggaaaagaaactgTTCTTCACGTTGCAGCAGGAGTAAAGAACAATATTAAATTTGTAGAGGAACTAgtcaaaatgatggatgaagAAGACTTGGCACTTCAAGACATTAAAGGAAATACGGCACTGAGCTTTGCTGCTACAACTGGAACTGTAGAAATTGCCGAGATTTTGATACAAAAAAATAGGTCCTTGCCAACAATTCCAGGTGGTCAAGGAATGACACCACTCTATGTGGCTGCTTTGTTTGGACAGTCTAAAATGGCGTGGCATTTATACCATAAAACATATGAAACGTTGGATGAAAAGAGCCGCAGATTTCTATTCTTCTGTTGTATCGACCATGATCTTTATG ATTTAGCCCTGAGGTTACTACAAGATGATAGAACATTAGCAACGGCTCGCAAAGGCAGCGGTGAAACGGCCTTGCATGTCTTAGCTCGAAAGTCTTTAGAATTTGGTGACCAAAGTACTCCTGGAATGTGCAGTAGACTTATGAACGCAT GGAAAGTACTCCTAGACATGaaggtttcttccaaaagaAACTTGAAGCAAACTGAAGCCCTGAAACTGGTCAAATACCTTTGGGAAGAAATGTTGAAACATGACGATGACAAAGTCATGCGTCTGATAAGAGAGCCTTCAAAATTAGTCTTTGATGCAGTGAAATTAGGAAATTATGAATTCTTGTCCGTGCTTATTGACTCTTATCCAGAGTTGGTATGGGAATATGATGACAACAATCGGACTATATTCCATATTGCAGTCTTGCATCGTCATGCGAGTATCTTTAATCTAGTGCATGAGACAGGCTCCATCAAAGATATCATAGCAACATATATTGACAATGAGCATAACAACATTCTACATCAAGCTGCAAAATTGGCACCTCAAGACCAACTCAATCTTGTGTCTGGAGCGGCTCTTCAAATGCAACGAGAATTAGTATGGTTTGAG GAAGTCGAGAAGATTGTGCAACCTCCCTTCATAGACATGAAAAATAATCAAGACAAAACACCTCGAGAATTATTCACTAGCGAGCATAAGGATCTATTGCGCAAGGGAGAATCATGGATGAAGGACACTGCAAATTCTTGTATGCTTGTTTCAACTATTATCGCCACTGTAGTGTTTTCAGCCGCATTTAGCATTCCAGGGGGTATATCTGATAATAAAGGAACACCGAATTTCGTAAAAGATACAGCATTTCTAATCTTCACCATATCTGATGGAGTAGCACTCTTTTCCTCATCAACTGCAATCCTCATGTTTTTGTACATCCTTACATCGCGGTATGCTGAAAATGACTTTCTCAAATCCTTACCgttaaagttgatgattggactCACATCACTCTTCGTATCTATAACATCGATGATGGTAGCTTTCAGTACAGCATTCTATTTATCTTGTCATTATGAATTAAGATGGGTTCCGgatcttatatttatattttcatttgtCCCAGTTGCCTTGTTCGCTTTCTTGCAGTATCCTCTCTTGTCTGACATGTTCTTTTCAACATACTGTTCAAGTCTTCTGTTTCAGCCAAGGAGGGATATGATTTACTACAAAGTCGAGGGCTAG
- the LOC126591458 gene encoding ankyrin repeat-containing protein NPR4-like isoform X5 produces the protein MSIPRAQGIPAPAGIQMAAVNGVPVAENVIIGIPASTETIHQLNHPSCHLLEGTNREAYLNLCMPLYKAAMKGDWHTTKGILNNNRTLLTASITKGKETVLHVAAGVKNNIKFVEELVKMMDEEDLALQDIKGNTALSFAATTGTVEIAEILIQKNRSLPTIPGGQGMTPLYVAALFGQSKMAWHLYHKTYETLDEKSRRFLFFCCIDHDLYDLALRLLQDDRTLATARKGSGETALHVLARKSLEFGDQSTPGMCSRLMNAWKVLLDMKVSSKRNLKQTEALKLVKYLWEEMLKHDDDKVMRLIREPSKLVFDAVKLGNYEFLSVLIDSYPELVWEYDDNNRTIFHIAVLHRHASIFNLVHETGSIKDIIATYIDNEHNNILHQAAKLAPQDQLNLVSGAALQMQRELVWFEEVEKIVQPPFIDMKNNQDKTPRELFTSEHKDLLRKGESWMKDTANSCMLVSTIIATVVFSAAFSIPGGISDNKGTPNFVKDTAFLIFTISDGVALFSSSTAILMFLYILTSRCLVRFLAVSSLV, from the exons ATGTCTATTCCACGAGCACAAGGTATACCAGCTCCAGCTGGGATTCAAATGGCGGCAGTAAATGGCGTTCCTGTTGCTGAAAATGTCATCATCGGCATTCCCGCTTCTACAGAAACTATCCATCAACTGAACCATCCTTCATGTCATCTACTAGAAGGGACCAACA GAGAGGCCTACTTAAACTTGTGTATGCCCCTCTACAAAGCTGCAATGAAAGGTGACTGGCATACCACCAAAGGCATATTAAATAACAACCGAACACTCTTAACTGCTAGCataacaaaaggaaaagaaactgTTCTTCACGTTGCAGCAGGAGTAAAGAACAATATTAAATTTGTAGAGGAACTAgtcaaaatgatggatgaagAAGACTTGGCACTTCAAGACATTAAAGGAAATACGGCACTGAGCTTTGCTGCTACAACTGGAACTGTAGAAATTGCCGAGATTTTGATACAAAAAAATAGGTCCTTGCCAACAATTCCAGGTGGTCAAGGAATGACACCACTCTATGTGGCTGCTTTGTTTGGACAGTCTAAAATGGCGTGGCATTTATACCATAAAACATATGAAACGTTGGATGAAAAGAGCCGCAGATTTCTATTCTTCTGTTGTATCGACCATGATCTTTATG ATTTAGCCCTGAGGTTACTACAAGATGATAGAACATTAGCAACGGCTCGCAAAGGCAGCGGTGAAACGGCCTTGCATGTCTTAGCTCGAAAGTCTTTAGAATTTGGTGACCAAAGTACTCCTGGAATGTGCAGTAGACTTATGAACGCAT GGAAAGTACTCCTAGACATGaaggtttcttccaaaagaAACTTGAAGCAAACTGAAGCCCTGAAACTGGTCAAATACCTTTGGGAAGAAATGTTGAAACATGACGATGACAAAGTCATGCGTCTGATAAGAGAGCCTTCAAAATTAGTCTTTGATGCAGTGAAATTAGGAAATTATGAATTCTTGTCCGTGCTTATTGACTCTTATCCAGAGTTGGTATGGGAATATGATGACAACAATCGGACTATATTCCATATTGCAGTCTTGCATCGTCATGCGAGTATCTTTAATCTAGTGCATGAGACAGGCTCCATCAAAGATATCATAGCAACATATATTGACAATGAGCATAACAACATTCTACATCAAGCTGCAAAATTGGCACCTCAAGACCAACTCAATCTTGTGTCTGGAGCGGCTCTTCAAATGCAACGAGAATTAGTATGGTTTGAG GAAGTCGAGAAGATTGTGCAACCTCCCTTCATAGACATGAAAAATAATCAAGACAAAACACCTCGAGAATTATTCACTAGCGAGCATAAGGATCTATTGCGCAAGGGAGAATCATGGATGAAGGACACTGCAAATTCTTGTATGCTTGTTTCAACTATTATCGCCACTGTAGTGTTTTCAGCCGCATTTAGCATTCCAGGGGGTATATCTGATAATAAAGGAACACCGAATTTCGTAAAAGATACAGCATTTCTAATCTTCACCATATCTGATGGAGTAGCACTCTTTTCCTCATCAACTGCAATCCTCATGTTTTTGTACATCCTTACATCGCG TTGCCTTGTTCGCTTTCTTGCAGTATCCTCTCTTGTCTGA
- the LOC126591458 gene encoding ankyrin repeat-containing protein NPR4-like isoform X3 — translation MSIPRAQGIPAPAGIQMAAVNGVPVAENVIIGIPASTETIHQLNHPSCHLLEGTNREAYLNLCMPLYKAAMKGDWHTTKGILNNNRTLLTASITKGKETVLHVAAGVKNNIKFVEELVKMMDEEDLALQDIKGNTALSFAATTGTVEIAEILIQKNRSLPTIPGGQGMTPLYVAALFGQSKMAWHLYHKTYETLDEKSRRFLFFCCIDHDLYDLALRLLQDDRTLATARKGSGETALHVLARKSLEFGDQSTPGMCSRLMNAWKVLLDMKVSSKRNLKQTEALKLVKYLWEEMLKHDDDKVMRLIREPSKLVFDAVKLGNYEFLSVLIDSYPELVWEYDDNNRTIFHIAVLHRHASIFNLVHETGSIKDIIATYIDNEHNNILHQAAKLAPQDQLNLVSGAALQMQRELVWFEEVEKIVQPPFIDMKNNQDKTPRELFTSEHKDLLRKGESWMKDTANSCMLVSTIIATVVFSAAFSIPGGISDNKGTPNFVKDTAFLIFTISDGVALFSSSTAILMFLYILTSRYAENDFLKSLPLKLMIGLTSLFVSITSMMYPLLSDMFFSTYCSSLLFQPRRDMIYYKVEG, via the exons ATGTCTATTCCACGAGCACAAGGTATACCAGCTCCAGCTGGGATTCAAATGGCGGCAGTAAATGGCGTTCCTGTTGCTGAAAATGTCATCATCGGCATTCCCGCTTCTACAGAAACTATCCATCAACTGAACCATCCTTCATGTCATCTACTAGAAGGGACCAACA GAGAGGCCTACTTAAACTTGTGTATGCCCCTCTACAAAGCTGCAATGAAAGGTGACTGGCATACCACCAAAGGCATATTAAATAACAACCGAACACTCTTAACTGCTAGCataacaaaaggaaaagaaactgTTCTTCACGTTGCAGCAGGAGTAAAGAACAATATTAAATTTGTAGAGGAACTAgtcaaaatgatggatgaagAAGACTTGGCACTTCAAGACATTAAAGGAAATACGGCACTGAGCTTTGCTGCTACAACTGGAACTGTAGAAATTGCCGAGATTTTGATACAAAAAAATAGGTCCTTGCCAACAATTCCAGGTGGTCAAGGAATGACACCACTCTATGTGGCTGCTTTGTTTGGACAGTCTAAAATGGCGTGGCATTTATACCATAAAACATATGAAACGTTGGATGAAAAGAGCCGCAGATTTCTATTCTTCTGTTGTATCGACCATGATCTTTATG ATTTAGCCCTGAGGTTACTACAAGATGATAGAACATTAGCAACGGCTCGCAAAGGCAGCGGTGAAACGGCCTTGCATGTCTTAGCTCGAAAGTCTTTAGAATTTGGTGACCAAAGTACTCCTGGAATGTGCAGTAGACTTATGAACGCAT GGAAAGTACTCCTAGACATGaaggtttcttccaaaagaAACTTGAAGCAAACTGAAGCCCTGAAACTGGTCAAATACCTTTGGGAAGAAATGTTGAAACATGACGATGACAAAGTCATGCGTCTGATAAGAGAGCCTTCAAAATTAGTCTTTGATGCAGTGAAATTAGGAAATTATGAATTCTTGTCCGTGCTTATTGACTCTTATCCAGAGTTGGTATGGGAATATGATGACAACAATCGGACTATATTCCATATTGCAGTCTTGCATCGTCATGCGAGTATCTTTAATCTAGTGCATGAGACAGGCTCCATCAAAGATATCATAGCAACATATATTGACAATGAGCATAACAACATTCTACATCAAGCTGCAAAATTGGCACCTCAAGACCAACTCAATCTTGTGTCTGGAGCGGCTCTTCAAATGCAACGAGAATTAGTATGGTTTGAG GAAGTCGAGAAGATTGTGCAACCTCCCTTCATAGACATGAAAAATAATCAAGACAAAACACCTCGAGAATTATTCACTAGCGAGCATAAGGATCTATTGCGCAAGGGAGAATCATGGATGAAGGACACTGCAAATTCTTGTATGCTTGTTTCAACTATTATCGCCACTGTAGTGTTTTCAGCCGCATTTAGCATTCCAGGGGGTATATCTGATAATAAAGGAACACCGAATTTCGTAAAAGATACAGCATTTCTAATCTTCACCATATCTGATGGAGTAGCACTCTTTTCCTCATCAACTGCAATCCTCATGTTTTTGTACATCCTTACATCGCGGTATGCTGAAAATGACTTTCTCAAATCCTTACCgttaaagttgatgattggactCACATCACTCTTCGTATCTATAACATCGATGATG TATCCTCTCTTGTCTGACATGTTCTTTTCAACATACTGTTCAAGTCTTCTGTTTCAGCCAAGGAGGGATATGATTTACTACAAAGTCGAGGGCTAG